Proteins found in one Bifidobacteriaceae bacterium genomic segment:
- a CDS encoding glycosyltransferase family 4 protein codes for MRILQVMGASAGGIRAHVGQLAGALGAAGHRVVLAGPGAALPRPAGMPRVDLAGAGTAGAFALARLMARADVVHAHGLRAGALAAALARSLPRSNRPLVVVTLHNAPPGGRWVGVGAQLLGRLAALADRVLVVSSDLAPWIERLGAAPVERALVPVGRVAQPACARDEVRRALGLEPGRPLLVTPARLAPQKGLDLLVGAAARLTRRDPAPLWVVAGEGPERQRIEAAIARTGAPVRLLGVRDDLPDLYQAADLVVGTSRWEGQPIALREAAVLGAAVVATDVGGTGETLLGGALLTRPEAGALADGIGHLLDNPEEIAELGLRARLAAAAFPAEPDMLAQAIRAYTPPPGAGS; via the coding sequence TTGCGGATCCTTCAGGTCATGGGCGCGTCCGCCGGGGGAATTAGAGCCCATGTGGGGCAGCTGGCGGGGGCGCTTGGGGCCGCCGGCCACCGGGTTGTCCTGGCCGGGCCGGGCGCCGCGTTGCCCCGCCCGGCGGGCATGCCCAGAGTGGACCTGGCCGGGGCGGGGACGGCCGGGGCGTTCGCGCTGGCGCGGCTCATGGCGCGGGCGGACGTGGTTCACGCTCACGGGTTGCGGGCCGGGGCGCTGGCGGCGGCGCTCGCGCGGTCGCTGCCCCGCTCAAACCGGCCGTTGGTGGTTGTGACGTTGCACAACGCGCCGCCCGGCGGCCGGTGGGTGGGAGTCGGGGCCCAGTTGCTGGGACGGCTGGCGGCGCTCGCGGACCGCGTGCTGGTGGTCAGCTCAGACCTCGCCCCGTGGATCGAACGGCTGGGCGCCGCCCCTGTCGAGCGCGCCTTGGTGCCGGTGGGCCGGGTCGCCCAGCCCGCGTGCGCACGGGACGAGGTCAGACGCGCCCTGGGGTTGGAACCGGGCCGTCCGCTGCTGGTGACGCCCGCCCGGCTGGCTCCCCAAAAAGGCCTGGACCTGCTGGTCGGGGCCGCCGCCCGGCTGACCCGGCGCGACCCGGCCCCGCTGTGGGTGGTGGCCGGCGAGGGGCCGGAGCGGCAACGGATCGAGGCCGCGATCGCCCGGACCGGCGCCCCGGTCCGGCTCCTGGGCGTCCGCGACGACCTCCCCGATCTCTACCAAGCCGCCGATTTGGTGGTCGGCACCTCCCGTTGGGAGGGCCAGCCGATCGCTTTGCGGGAGGCAGCGGTCCTGGGCGCGGCCGTGGTCGCCACGGACGTGGGCGGCACCGGGGAGACGCTGCTCGGCGGGGCGCTGCTGACGCGACCCGAGGCTGGGGCGCTGGCGGACGGCATCGGGCACCTGTTGGACAATCCGGAGGAAATCGCCGAACTGGGGCTCCGCGCCAGACTGGCGGCGGCGGCCTTCCCCGCCGAACCCGACATGCTGGCGCAAGCCATCCGGGCCTACACCCCGCCACCCGGCGCTGGCTCGTGA